A part of Pararoseomonas sp. SCSIO 73927 genomic DNA contains:
- a CDS encoding tripartite tricarboxylate transporter substrate binding protein, whose translation MTHPDRRTLLAGFGALLAAAPAARAQPAPWPARPIRLVVPFPPGGPTDIVARVLAERMSRALGQPIPVENRPGANGNIGNEAVAKAEPDGYTVLYNTSSIALSPALYTRLPYDAARDLSPVLQTATIPLVLAVNPSLPVHDLQGFVEHLRARPGKLSYGSAGNGNVTHLGAFLLLRSQGLEAVHVGYRGSAPALVDAAAGQVQFLTDTVNSALPLIREGRLRALAVTSTKRLAPLPDVPTVAETLIPGFEVGAWQGMMVPARTPPAIVERLNAAAMGALADPEVRARLAEQGTEPLGSTPEEYGRILREETARWGRVIAESGVRLD comes from the coding sequence ATGACCCACCCCGATCGCCGCACCCTGCTGGCGGGCTTTGGCGCGCTGCTGGCGGCCGCACCCGCCGCGCGCGCCCAGCCGGCCCCCTGGCCCGCGCGGCCGATCCGGCTGGTGGTGCCCTTCCCGCCGGGCGGGCCGACCGACATCGTGGCGCGCGTGCTGGCGGAGCGCATGTCGCGGGCCCTGGGCCAGCCCATCCCCGTGGAGAACCGGCCCGGCGCCAACGGCAACATCGGGAACGAGGCCGTCGCGAAGGCGGAGCCGGACGGCTACACGGTGCTTTACAACACCTCTTCCATCGCGCTCAGCCCCGCGCTCTACACCCGCCTGCCCTACGACGCGGCGCGCGACCTGTCGCCGGTGCTACAGACCGCGACCATCCCGCTGGTGCTCGCGGTGAACCCCTCCCTGCCCGTGCACGACCTGCAGGGCTTCGTGGAGCACCTGCGCGCGCGGCCGGGGAAGCTCTCCTACGGCTCCGCGGGGAACGGCAACGTCACCCATCTCGGCGCCTTCCTGCTGCTGCGGTCCCAGGGGCTGGAGGCCGTGCATGTCGGCTACCGCGGCAGCGCCCCGGCCCTGGTGGACGCCGCCGCGGGGCAGGTGCAGTTCCTGACGGACACGGTGAACTCCGCCCTGCCCCTGATCCGCGAGGGCCGGCTGCGCGCCCTGGCCGTGACCAGCACAAAGCGCCTGGCGCCGCTGCCGGACGTGCCGACGGTGGCCGAGACGCTGATCCCCGGCTTCGAGGTGGGCGCCTGGCAGGGGATGATGGTGCCCGCGCGCACACCGCCCGCGATCGTGGAACGGCTGAACGCCGCGGCGATGGGGGCCCTGGCCGATCCCGAGGTGCGGGCGAGGCTCGCCGAGCAGGGCACGGAGCCGCTGGGCTCCACCCCAGAGGAGTACGGCCGCATCCTGCGCGAGGAGACCGCCCGCTGGGGCCGCGTGATCGCCGAGAGCGGCGTGAGGCTGGACTAG
- a CDS encoding CaiB/BaiF CoA-transferase family protein, producing the protein MEPSPGPLAGLKVLDLSRVLAAPWATQILGDLGAEVLKVERPGKGDDTRGWGPPFLEDGSARPDAAYYLCANRNKRSLAIDFARPEGAALVQRLADGADILVENYRVGGLAKYGLDAAALLRRNPRLLYLSITGFGQTGPYAARGGYDFLIQGMSGLMSVTGRPEGEPGEGPVKVGLPVSDLFTGLYATTAVLAALNHRHRTGEGQHIDCALLDSQVALLVNQAMNHLVGGEVPRRLGNAHPNVVPYRDFACADDYILVTCGSDGQFQALCRLLGRDDLAADPRFAGNAGRLRDRRVLEVELARSIAPWRAAELLDAMAKAGVPGGPINSIDQILADPQIAAREMLRRMRRDDGTEMDVIAYPARLSRSPASYRLAPPRLGQDTRAVLASELGLGGREIEALLASGVIAAAGPARQDRNQDREAERTA; encoded by the coding sequence GTGGAACCGTCCCCCGGACCCCTGGCCGGGCTGAAGGTGCTCGACCTCTCCCGCGTCCTCGCCGCCCCCTGGGCGACGCAGATCCTGGGCGACCTGGGGGCCGAGGTGCTGAAGGTGGAGCGGCCCGGCAAGGGCGACGACACCCGCGGCTGGGGCCCGCCCTTCCTGGAGGACGGATCGGCGCGGCCCGACGCGGCCTACTACCTCTGCGCCAACCGCAACAAGCGGTCGCTGGCGATCGACTTCGCGCGGCCCGAGGGGGCGGCCCTGGTGCAGCGCCTGGCCGATGGGGCCGACATCCTCGTCGAGAACTACCGCGTGGGCGGGCTCGCGAAGTACGGGCTGGACGCGGCGGCCCTGCTGCGGCGGAACCCGCGCCTCCTCTACCTCTCCATCACCGGCTTCGGCCAGACCGGCCCCTACGCGGCGCGCGGCGGCTACGACTTCCTGATCCAGGGCATGAGCGGGCTGATGAGCGTGACCGGCCGCCCGGAGGGCGAGCCGGGCGAGGGGCCGGTGAAGGTCGGGCTGCCCGTCAGCGACCTGTTCACCGGCCTCTACGCCACCACCGCGGTCCTGGCGGCGCTGAACCACCGGCACCGCACCGGGGAAGGGCAGCACATCGACTGCGCCCTGCTCGACAGCCAGGTGGCGCTGCTGGTGAACCAGGCAATGAACCACCTCGTCGGCGGCGAGGTGCCGCGGCGGCTGGGCAACGCGCATCCCAACGTCGTGCCCTACCGGGATTTCGCCTGCGCCGACGACTACATCCTCGTCACCTGCGGGAGCGACGGGCAGTTCCAGGCCCTCTGCCGCCTGCTCGGGCGCGACGACCTCGCGGCCGATCCGCGCTTCGCCGGCAATGCCGGACGGCTGCGCGACCGGCGCGTGCTGGAGGTGGAGCTGGCCCGCTCCATCGCGCCCTGGCGCGCGGCGGAGCTGCTGGACGCCATGGCGAAGGCCGGGGTGCCGGGCGGGCCGATCAACTCCATCGACCAGATCCTGGCGGACCCGCAGATCGCCGCGCGGGAAATGCTGCGCCGGATGCGCCGGGACGACGGGACGGAGATGGATGTCATCGCCTACCCCGCCCGCCTGTCCCGCAGCCCGGCCAGCTATCGCCTCGCCCCGCCGCGCCTGGGGCAGGACACGCGCGCCGTGCTCGCCTCCGAGCTGGGGCTCGGCGGGCGGGAGATCGAGGCGCTGCTCGCCAGCGGCGTCATCGCCGCCGCCGGGCCCGCCCGCCAGGACCGGAACCAGGACCGGGAAGCGGAGAGGACAGCATGA
- a CDS encoding helix-turn-helix domain-containing protein codes for MPSYEPVTALLRGLEVLRAVNRPDGATVKDIHRLTGLNQPAVVRMLETLIHAGLVIRQRDRAAYLPTGRTLELSAGYVAHREVGIAATPVMEALRRSTGWPSDVGVFDGDAMVVAHTSRVEGRLLFGRRPGYRAPVLGTSLGRAFLAFCGPAERERALALAAAAPDPWNDPARDPPRADDLLRGVREAGFATMDGAYAAREYGGLAGAIGVPVLLDGVAVAALNLMYLNEAAERDEVVRRLLPVLQGAAAEVSAALARSRGRG; via the coding sequence ATGCCCTCCTACGAACCCGTCACCGCCCTGCTCCGCGGCCTGGAGGTGCTCCGCGCGGTGAACCGGCCGGACGGCGCCACGGTGAAGGACATCCACCGCCTCACCGGCCTCAACCAGCCGGCGGTGGTGCGGATGCTGGAGACGCTGATCCATGCGGGGCTGGTGATCCGCCAGCGGGACAGGGCCGCCTACCTGCCCACCGGGCGCACGCTCGAGCTCAGCGCGGGCTACGTGGCGCACCGGGAGGTCGGCATCGCCGCCACGCCGGTGATGGAGGCGCTGCGGCGGAGCACCGGCTGGCCCTCCGATGTCGGCGTCTTCGACGGGGACGCGATGGTCGTCGCCCATACCAGCCGGGTCGAGGGGCGGCTGCTCTTCGGGCGGCGCCCCGGCTACCGGGCGCCCGTGCTGGGAACCTCGCTCGGCCGCGCCTTCCTCGCCTTCTGCGGGCCGGCGGAGCGGGAGCGCGCCCTGGCGCTGGCCGCCGCGGCGCCCGATCCCTGGAACGACCCGGCGCGCGACCCGCCCCGCGCGGACGACCTCCTCCGCGGGGTGCGCGAGGCCGGCTTCGCCACCATGGACGGCGCCTATGCCGCCCGGGAGTACGGCGGGCTGGCCGGCGCGATCGGCGTGCCCGTGCTGCTCGACGGGGTGGCCGTGGCCGCGCTGAACCTGATGTACCTCAACGAGGCGGCGGAGCGGGACGAGGTCGTGCGGCGCCTGCTGCCCGTGCTGCAGGGCGCGGCGGCGGAGGTCTCGGCCGCCCTTGCTCGGTCGCGCGGCAGGGGCTGA